GGTTGATGCAAACAGTTGGGGAGATAGAGTCAAATAAATTAGATTATGACTTTGCTCCTGGATCAGGACATCTGGATCGAAAAGTTATCTTGGAATTTGCTGGAGATTACGTAAGATTAAAGAGTTATACGGACTTCTGGCGTAGATATGGTGCTGTTCCTGAATCTGTTTTTCAGGATACCCGGGGGGTGGGTCAACCGCTGGACCTTGAAGAGGGTCGCCGGCTGTTGAAAGAGCATTACAAGCGCGAGCGTAAGCCGCGCATCGTTCGCGAAAAGCTGCAAAGTACGTTGGAACGAGAAGGTCAACTGCTCTGCGAAGTGTGTGGATTCAACTTCAATACCGCTTACGGGAAACTTGGGGAAGGGTTTGCAGAATGTCACCATCTCCAACCGCTGGGGGAACTTCCAGATGATGAGGGCGTCACCACGACGCTCGATGATCTGGCCGTGGTGTGCTCAAACTGCCACCGAATGTTGCACCGAGGTCCAATGATGCTGTCTGTAGAGGGCCTGCGTCTGATCGTTGAAACTCAAGCAGCCATTTTGGATCAAGAAGATGAATTCGGAGCAGATGGAGAGGAATAAAATCCACGTCCGCTAGACTGCCCAGAACCTATGACCACACGAATTTTTGGAGACATCCCAGGCGTGGTTGAAGGCGACGAGTTCCAGGATCGGCAACACCTGCATGACGTGGGCATTCACCCTCCCTTGCAGGCGGGCATCAGCGGCACAGCCAATGAGGGTGCCGAT
This genomic interval from Deinococcus humi contains the following:
- a CDS encoding HNH endonuclease — its product is MLVLEHSLRLKDHSVWDRVAIRELSDVLRRLDFHPPAMIHENFRSESSVTTKLKGLMQTVGEIESNKLDYDFAPGSGHLDRKVILEFAGDYVRLKSYTDFWRRYGAVPESVFQDTRGVGQPLDLEEGRRLLKEHYKRERKPRIVREKLQSTLEREGQLLCEVCGFNFNTAYGKLGEGFAECHHLQPLGELPDDEGVTTTLDDLAVVCSNCHRMLHRGPMMLSVEGLRLIVETQAAILDQEDEFGADGEE